From the genome of Streptomyces sp. S4.7:
TACGCCCGCAGCTTCCCGATCGTCCCGGCCCGCGCCCACGGGATGACGATCGAGGGCGTCGACGGCCGCCGCTGTCTCGACTGCCTCTCCGGCGCCGGAACGCTCGCGCTCGGCCACAACCACCCCGTCGTGCGCGAAGCCCTCCGGCGCACGCTCGACAGCGGGGCGCCACTGCATGTGCTCGACCTCGCGACACCGGAGAAGGACGACTTCACCGACGCGCTGTTCGAGACGCTGCCGAAGGCGTTCGCCGACCGCGCCCGCGTCCACTTCTGCGGGCCCGCCGGGACGGACGCCGTCGAGGCCGCGCTGAAGCTGACCCAGACGGCGACCGGGCGGCGCGGAGTGCTCGCGTTCACCGGCACGTTCCGGGGCAACACGCTGGCGATGGCGACGGGCGCGGCGACGCTCCGGTACGTCACGCGCGAAGGGCTGGCGGAGCGGTCGGCGACGGTCGGCGCGCGGATGTCGGCGCGGCTCGACGGGCTGCGGTCCGAACTGCCGCTGATCGGCGACGTACGGGGGCGCGGGCTGATGATCGGCGTCGAGATCATCGACCCCGAGGGGCCGTCGGACTCCTGCGGGGCCCGGCCGGTGGCGCCCGGACTGGCGGCGCGGGTTCAGGAAGGCTGCCTGAAGCGGGGGCTGATCCTGGAACTGGGCGGGCGGTTCGGGTCGGCGGTGCGGCTGCTGCCGCCGCTGGTGATCACGGACGAGGAGGCCGAGTCGGTGCCGGAGCGGCTGACGGAGGCGATCGCCGAGGTGGCGAAGGCGCCGGGGAAACCGAAGCCGTCGAAGGCACCGGAGTCCGTGGACGGTGCCGGGGCCGTGGGTGTTTCCGGGCGGGCGGCGTGACCACGGAGGCGCTGGGCGCCGCCGTCGAGGACGTACTGCGAGCACTCCGGCCGGAGACCGGGACCGAGTTGTCGGGCGGGGTGGGCGGAGCCGCCGCGCTGGAGCCGCTGGTACGTGACGTGCTGGGTGCGCTCGCGGCGGGCGCGGCACGGCGCGGCGGGCCGGTCGCGGCCGGTGCGCCGGCCGGGATCGAGGCGGCCGTCGCCGAGGTGTTCCGCACCGCGGGCGGTCCCAGGGCGCTCGGCGAGCTCACCGAACTGCTGTCGTACGGCAGCGCGGACCCGGCCGACCCCGCGTGCGCGGCGCATCTGCACTGCCCGCCGCTGGCCGTCGCCGTCGCCGCCGACCTGGCGGTGTCCGCACTGAACCCCTCCCAGGACTCCTGGGACCAGGCCCCTGCGGCAACTGCCCTGGAAACACTGCTCCTTCAGGAGCTGGCGGCCATGCTCGGGTACGACCCCGCCGAGGCGGCGGGCGTGCTCACCTCGGGGGGCACCGAGTCCAACCTGATGGGCCTGATGCTCGCCAGGGACCGGGTGCTCGGCGCGGCGACGGGCCGGCAGATCGAGCTGACGGGGGTGTCGAGGACGGGCGCCGGGGTCGGCCCGGGGGCGGTGGCCGGGGCACGGCCGAGGATCCTGGCGTCCGCCGCCGCGCACTTCTCGGTGCAGCGGGCGGCGGCCCTGCTCGGGCTCGGCGAGGACTCGGTCATCCCGGTCGCCGTCGACTCCCAACTCAGCATGAAATCGGGCGCGTTGGCGGCGAAGCTGGAGCAGTGCGTCGAACGCGGGCAGCTGCCCGTCGCGATCGTCGCGACCGCCGGTACGACCGACACGGGCGCGATCGACCCGCTGCGGGAGTGCGCGGAGCTGGCGGCGGAGTACGGGGCATGGCTGCACGTGGACGCCGCGTACGGGGGCGGCGCGCTGCTGTCCGACCGGCTGGCGCCACTGCTTGACGGTATCGAACTGGCCGACTCCGTCTCCCTGGACTGGCACAAGCTGGGCTGGCAGCCCGCCGCCGCCGGGGTCTTCCTGGTGCGGAAGTCGCAGACGTACGCCTCGCTCGCGCGCCGCGCGGTCTATCTGAACCCGGCGGACGACGAGGAGGCGGGCTATCCGAGCCTGCTGGGTCTCTCACTGCGGACGACGCGCCGCGCGGACGCCTTCAAGATCGCGGTGACGCTGCGGACGCTGGGCCGGGAGGGGCTGGGGCGGCTGGTCGACGCGTGCCACGAGCTGGCGGTGGCGGGGGCGCGGGCGGCGGCCGCGCATCCGCGGCTGGAGCTGCACGGCGGGGGCGGGCCGGGTGGCGGAGATCCGGTGCTGACGGCGTTCCTGTTCCGGTACGTGCCGGCGGAGGGCGCGGCGGACGGGGCCCGCACCGACCACCTGAACGCTTCGCTGCGCCGGCGGTTGCTCCGCGAGGGCGGCGCGGTCGTGGGCCGCACGGAGCTGCCGGGGGAGGGGCCGGGGCGCGTACGGCTGAAGCTGACACTGCTGAACCCGCATGCGACGGTGGCGGAGGTGGAGCGGCTGCTGGACGCGGTGGTGGCCGCGGGTGTGGCGGAGGAGGGGTTGTGAGCGGGGCGGGTGGTTGGCGGTGCGCTGCCCCGGACCCCGCTCCTCAATCGCCGGAGGGGCTTGATCGGTCCGCCGGGGTCGATCCGCTCGATCTACCCGATCCCCTCCGCGCCGCCGACTCCGTCGCCGTCGAGACCCTGCTCCGTGCCTACGTCCGGGAGACCGGGACCGACGTGCCCGGCAGCGGCAGCCTGCTGTATCTGGCCCTGCCGTGCAGTGCGCTGACCCTGCGCGTGCGGGTGCTGTACCGGTCCGTCACCGGGTGGCACCGGTTCGGGAGCGTACGTGTCGTCACCTCCGGCAAGGGCGGCAGCCTGCCCGCCGACGTGGGGCTCGTCGCCGCCGCGCTCGTACGCGAGTCCACCCTCGGGCGCGGCGCGCCGCCGTACCTCGGCGCCGATGCCGTCGGGCGGATCGTCAACTCCGCCGTGCGGACCGGGGCGCACCTGGTGCGGCGGCGGGGCGAGACACCGGGGACGCGAGGGGTGACGCCGTTTCTCGACGCCGAGCAGGCGTTGCTGCTCGGGCACCCCTTCCACCCCGCGCCCAAGAGCCGCGAGGGCGCATCCGACAGCGAACTCGACGCGTACTCACCGGAGTTGAGAGGATCCTTCCCGCTGCACTGGTTTGCCGTGCACCCGGACGTCCTCGTGGGCGAGAGCGCGGACGGGCGCACCCCCGCCGAGTTGCTGCGCCCCCTCACCGACGGGCTCGGGCTGTCCGTACCCGACGGGATGACCGTGGTGCCCGCGCATCCGTGGCAGGCGCGGGACGTGCTCGCGAGGCCCGCCGTCCGCCCGCTCGTGGACGCGGGGCTGCTGCGGCCGCTGGGGCCCGCCGGGCCCCACTGGTACCCGACCTCGTCCGTGCGGACCGTGCACCGGCCCGACGCCGGCGTCATGCTGAAGCTCTCCCTCGGTATGCGGATCACCAACTCCCGCCGCAACAACCTGCGCGGCGAGATGCGGCTCGGTGTCCGCGCGGCCCGGCTGCTGGCCGCCGGGCCCGCCGGACGGCTGCGGGCCGAGCATCCGGAGTTCGGGATCCTGCGCGACTCCGGGTGGGTGTCGGCCGGTGTGGACGGCGACGCCGAGACGGGGCTGGAGACCGCCGTACGCGACAACCCGTTCCGGGGCGGCGCAGGCGACGGGCTCTGCGTCGCCGGGCTGGTGGCCGAGCGGACCGGGCCCGGCGACGGCTCGCCGCCCGCGCACCGCGCGCTGCTCTCCGAGGCCGTCGCCCGTACCGCCCGCGCCCACGGTGTCTCCACCGCGGAGGCGTCCGCGCGCTGGCTGGCCGCGTACCTGGACGTGCTCGCCGTTCCGCTCATCCGTCTCCGCGCCTGGTACGGCATCGCGCTGGAGCCGCACCACCAGAACACACTGGTCGCGCTCGGCGCGGACGGACTGCCGCGCGCCGGCTGGTACCGCGACAGCCAGGGTTACTACGTCGCCGCGTCCCACGCGGCCGACACGGAGCGGCTGTTGCCGGGCGCGGCCGACGGGCTCGACCTTGTCTTCGACGACGCGTTCGTGGACGAGCGCGTCGCGTACTACCTCGGCATCAACAACCTCCTCGGCCTCGT
Proteins encoded in this window:
- a CDS encoding pyridoxal-dependent decarboxylase; protein product: MTTEALGAAVEDVLRALRPETGTELSGGVGGAAALEPLVRDVLGALAAGAARRGGPVAAGAPAGIEAAVAEVFRTAGGPRALGELTELLSYGSADPADPACAAHLHCPPLAVAVAADLAVSALNPSQDSWDQAPAATALETLLLQELAAMLGYDPAEAAGVLTSGGTESNLMGLMLARDRVLGAATGRQIELTGVSRTGAGVGPGAVAGARPRILASAAAHFSVQRAAALLGLGEDSVIPVAVDSQLSMKSGALAAKLEQCVERGQLPVAIVATAGTTDTGAIDPLRECAELAAEYGAWLHVDAAYGGGALLSDRLAPLLDGIELADSVSLDWHKLGWQPAAAGVFLVRKSQTYASLARRAVYLNPADDEEAGYPSLLGLSLRTTRRADAFKIAVTLRTLGREGLGRLVDACHELAVAGARAAAAHPRLELHGGGGPGGGDPVLTAFLFRYVPAEGAADGARTDHLNASLRRRLLREGGAVVGRTELPGEGPGRVRLKLTLLNPHATVAEVERLLDAVVAAGVAEEGL
- a CDS encoding IucA/IucC family protein, whose product is MSGAGGWRCAAPDPAPQSPEGLDRSAGVDPLDLPDPLRAADSVAVETLLRAYVRETGTDVPGSGSLLYLALPCSALTLRVRVLYRSVTGWHRFGSVRVVTSGKGGSLPADVGLVAAALVRESTLGRGAPPYLGADAVGRIVNSAVRTGAHLVRRRGETPGTRGVTPFLDAEQALLLGHPFHPAPKSREGASDSELDAYSPELRGSFPLHWFAVHPDVLVGESADGRTPAELLRPLTDGLGLSVPDGMTVVPAHPWQARDVLARPAVRPLVDAGLLRPLGPAGPHWYPTSSVRTVHRPDAGVMLKLSLGMRITNSRRNNLRGEMRLGVRAARLLAAGPAGRLRAEHPEFGILRDSGWVSAGVDGDAETGLETAVRDNPFRGGAGDGLCVAGLVAERTGPGDGSPPAHRALLSEAVARTARAHGVSTAEASARWLAAYLDVLAVPLIRLRAWYGIALEPHHQNTLVALGADGLPRAGWYRDSQGYYVAASHAADTERLLPGAADGLDLVFDDAFVDERVAYYLGINNLLGLVGAFGALGLADEGDLLRVLRARLERLRAAEPGAKALLDLLLDAPVLRCKGNYLTCVDGLDELVGDVESQSVYVDLTNPLAEAQR
- a CDS encoding aminotransferase class III-fold pyridoxal phosphate-dependent enzyme, yielding MTVPAATLSASGYPAGDPDTGDAGAPGDAHSILERQRARESSARTYARSFPIVPARAHGMTIEGVDGRRCLDCLSGAGTLALGHNHPVVREALRRTLDSGAPLHVLDLATPEKDDFTDALFETLPKAFADRARVHFCGPAGTDAVEAALKLTQTATGRRGVLAFTGTFRGNTLAMATGAATLRYVTREGLAERSATVGARMSARLDGLRSELPLIGDVRGRGLMIGVEIIDPEGPSDSCGARPVAPGLAARVQEGCLKRGLILELGGRFGSAVRLLPPLVITDEEAESVPERLTEAIAEVAKAPGKPKPSKAPESVDGAGAVGVSGRAA